One window from the genome of Oceanisphaera sp. IT1-181 encodes:
- a CDS encoding PAS domain-containing methyl-accepting chemotaxis protein, with protein sequence MNRRNEHVINEEVTYSNQEQLVSTTDLRGVITYANEIFCRVAGYLPEEIVGKNHNIVRHPDMPKAAFHDLWLHAKAGRPWRGAVKNRCKDGRYYWVDAYVTPIYENGKITGYQSVRTQLDDKTRDIASGAYRQLLKQEQQKRSSPTWLTAAKSALPLIGLVALLGAIGLKGGVTTLAWSLLPMAWIALCYRKSWLGTRQFLSSLTQEYDSISRLVYSGDAPHAIADYHLKMWQARTRTILGRVDDATDSLKGLASSMLAAMTGARRDLSQQDSDTHQIAAAINEMSATANEITVNTQQAANNAEEAQNQCYLTQEQLEQTRVRIVGLAEEAKQAAEATLALTEESNRIGTLMSEIQGIADQTNLLALNAAIEAARAGEHGRGFAVVAEEVRALSTRTHGATEQIQTSITQIQQTLAKWHVMMDTNMAHSQECVAAAEAGSNSLSRVVSEIDQIVAITVEISSAAEQQQQVAEEISHNVHHISTTSSANLSKITQVEDSSKELLDRSQGLNDLTRTFS encoded by the coding sequence ATGAACCGACGCAATGAACATGTAATAAATGAAGAAGTCACTTATAGCAACCAAGAACAATTGGTGTCGACCACCGACTTACGCGGTGTGATCACTTATGCCAACGAGATCTTTTGTAGAGTGGCGGGTTATTTACCTGAAGAAATTGTCGGTAAGAATCATAATATTGTACGCCACCCAGATATGCCCAAGGCGGCGTTTCACGACTTATGGCTGCATGCCAAAGCCGGTCGCCCTTGGCGCGGCGCGGTAAAAAATCGCTGTAAAGACGGCCGCTATTATTGGGTAGATGCCTATGTAACGCCCATCTATGAAAACGGTAAAATTACCGGCTATCAGTCGGTGCGTACCCAGCTCGATGACAAGACCCGAGATATTGCCAGTGGTGCCTATCGGCAATTACTCAAACAAGAGCAACAAAAGCGCAGCTCCCCCACTTGGTTAACCGCCGCTAAATCGGCGCTGCCCCTGATTGGGTTAGTGGCCTTGCTGGGCGCCATTGGCCTGAAAGGCGGCGTGACGACACTTGCGTGGAGCCTGCTCCCTATGGCTTGGATAGCGCTTTGTTATCGCAAGTCATGGTTGGGTACTCGGCAGTTTTTAAGCAGCTTAACCCAAGAGTACGACAGTATTTCGCGCTTGGTCTATTCCGGTGATGCCCCCCATGCCATCGCCGATTACCACCTTAAAATGTGGCAAGCTCGCACCCGCACTATTTTGGGCCGCGTGGACGATGCCACCGACTCTCTAAAAGGCTTGGCCAGCTCTATGTTGGCGGCCATGACAGGCGCGCGCCGTGACTTAAGCCAGCAAGACAGCGATACCCATCAAATTGCCGCGGCCATTAATGAGATGTCTGCCACCGCCAATGAGATAACGGTAAACACTCAACAAGCGGCCAATAATGCGGAAGAAGCGCAAAATCAATGCTACCTGACACAAGAGCAATTAGAGCAAACGCGAGTCAGAATTGTCGGTTTGGCCGAGGAAGCGAAACAAGCGGCAGAAGCGACGCTGGCGTTAACCGAAGAGTCGAACCGCATTGGCACCTTAATGAGTGAAATTCAGGGCATTGCCGATCAAACCAACTTGTTGGCGCTAAACGCGGCCATTGAAGCGGCGCGGGCCGGTGAGCATGGTCGCGGCTTTGCGGTGGTGGCCGAAGAAGTGCGCGCCCTGTCTACTCGTACTCACGGTGCCACCGAGCAAATTCAAACCAGTATCACTCAGATTCAGCAAACGCTGGCCAAGTGGCATGTGATGATGGACACCAATATGGCGCACAGCCAAGAGTGTGTGGCGGCGGCCGAGGCCGGTAGCAATAGCTTGAGCCGCGTGGTGAGTGAAATCGATCAGATAGTGGCCATTACGGTAGAAATTTCTTCCGCCGCTGAGCAACAGCAACAAGTGGCAGAAGAGATTAGCCATAACGTACATCACATTTCGACCACTTCTTCAGCCAACTTAAGCAAAATCACCCAGGTGGAAGACTCAAGTAAAGAGCTGCTGGATCGCTCACAAGGGCTAAACGACTTAACGCGCACTTTCTCTTAA
- a CDS encoding MGMT family protein, with protein sequence MSTALTTSQTKILKLLALVPEGFVVSYGQLADLAGLPGRARLVGHTLRNQDVNALPWHRVVGADGRISLPKGSPAWLEQRQRLLAEGITFKGNAISGNCVNMREFQWQPDLAAMLMLFDF encoded by the coding sequence ATGAGCACAGCACTCACCACTAGCCAAACCAAAATTCTTAAACTCTTGGCGTTGGTGCCTGAAGGTTTTGTGGTGAGCTATGGGCAGCTGGCGGACTTAGCCGGCTTGCCCGGCCGCGCTCGCTTGGTGGGCCATACGCTACGCAATCAAGACGTGAATGCCCTACCTTGGCACCGCGTCGTCGGTGCCGACGGCCGCATTAGCCTGCCCAAAGGCAGCCCCGCTTGGCTTGAACAACGACAGCGCCTGCTGGCTGAGGGCATTACCTTTAAAGGCAACGCCATTAGCGGTAATTGTGTCAACATGCGGGAATTTCAATGGCAACCCGACCTAGCCGCCATGTTGATGTTGTTTGATTTTTAA
- a CDS encoding IS110 family transposase, giving the protein MNVFVGIDIAAKTFDLVMRSNGRSSKVEQFKQTPQGHAKAVKRLLAKTASLIVMEATGIYYFDLAVALVKAGLPVAVINPKSFHHFATLKLTGSKTDGIDSALLAEYGERMEPRLWTPPSESHLGLRDIGRQINRLTGTRTQAKNRLHALQAKQATMPMIIEDEEDGIDMLSRRIDRLTQAALALIAESEILSLHLKNMSAAKGVGRATALIVLAELCVLPKDLKAPQVSRFAGLDVRLTQSGTSVNRPARLSKAGNAYLRSALYMPAMCAAQHDVRAKAFSEALVSRGKKKIQAQCAIMRKYLTGLWACMKTETPFDSTLLFSEQHIKS; this is encoded by the coding sequence ATGAACGTCTTTGTGGGGATTGATATTGCAGCTAAAACATTTGACCTCGTGATGAGAAGTAATGGTCGGTCATCTAAAGTTGAGCAGTTCAAACAAACACCCCAAGGGCACGCCAAAGCAGTCAAACGACTCCTGGCTAAAACGGCTTCTCTTATCGTGATGGAAGCGACGGGAATTTACTATTTTGACTTGGCCGTCGCCTTGGTAAAAGCAGGATTACCCGTCGCCGTTATTAACCCCAAAAGCTTCCATCACTTTGCTACGCTTAAGCTGACGGGAAGCAAGACCGATGGTATCGACTCGGCCCTGTTGGCTGAGTACGGTGAGCGTATGGAGCCTCGACTCTGGACACCACCAAGCGAGAGCCACCTTGGCCTGCGGGACATCGGTAGGCAGATTAACCGCCTCACTGGTACACGCACCCAAGCGAAGAACCGGTTGCATGCGTTGCAAGCCAAACAGGCAACGATGCCGATGATAATCGAGGATGAGGAGGACGGGATTGATATGCTAAGCCGGCGTATTGACCGTCTGACGCAGGCCGCCCTCGCGTTAATTGCAGAGTCAGAAATACTTTCTCTGCATTTAAAGAATATGTCTGCTGCGAAGGGCGTAGGAAGGGCAACAGCACTCATTGTGTTGGCTGAATTATGCGTCCTACCTAAGGATTTAAAAGCGCCACAAGTTAGTCGATTTGCAGGGCTTGATGTGCGTCTCACGCAGTCAGGAACAAGTGTTAACCGACCTGCACGGCTCAGTAAAGCAGGTAATGCGTACCTTCGCTCGGCATTATATATGCCAGCGATGTGTGCAGCTCAGCACGACGTCAGGGCCAAAGCATTTTCAGAGGCGTTGGTCTCACGTGGCAAGAAAAAGATACAGGCTCAGTGCGCGATAATGAGAAAATATCTCACTGGCTTGTGGGCCTGTATGAAGACAGAAACGCCGTTTGATTCGACGTTATTGTTCAGTGAACAGCATATAAAATCTTGA